ACTTTTAACAATTAAGGAGGCTTTATGGCTGGAGAAGAAGAAAAATTACTAATTGATGAAGAAGAAACAGTTCAAATTAAAGATTTGAATAAGGTAACAACCGTTAATAACAATGATCTTTTAATACTTGATGATGGGGTTGCAAGTAGTAACGCTATCACATTTAAAAACTTTTTAGAAACCGCTAAAGATAAAACATTTAAAGGTGAAGGACTCGGCTATTTTAAGGAGATAATTAAGTCTACAATTGCTGAAGAACTTGTAGCTGATGAAAAGTTTGTGGAAAAAATTTACGCTAACATAATTGACAAACTAATTGGTAATAATTCTGATAAGCTTTCCAGCCTTTTTAGTAAAATTAAATCACGCCTTACAGATAGCATATCATCAGCTACTCTATCTAGCAGTGATGACCTTTTGATAATGTCTTCTTCAAGTATTCAAAAAACTCCAATTCCCAAACAATTACTAGGCGTACCATACGATTTTAATTGTAATTTTAGATATAGGAGAGACAGTACGCTTTATTGGAGCGATTACTCAAAACAATCAATAACTATT
The sequence above is a segment of the Borreliella afzelii genome. Coding sequences within it:
- a CDS encoding DUF685 domain-containing protein yields the protein MAGEEEKLLIDEEETVQIKDLNKVTTVNNNDLLILDDGVASSNAITFKNFLETAKDKTFKGEGLGYFKEIIKSTIAEELVADEKFVEKIYANIIDKLIGNNSDKLSSLFSKIKSRLTDSISSATLSSSDDLLIMSSSSIQKTPIPKQLLGVPYDFNCNFRYRRDSTLYWSDYSKQSITIELKTYSSVTIYFHKSDDDAPIYLDIDLEIPHQDALLNKTISVRYIDETETDIVYMIDSANSISMTIPIYKGWYVQKRIYISGKPVPRLLKL